One Burkholderia sp. WP9 genomic window, CCTCCGGAGTAATGAAATGCTTTCCTCGCTGTTGCGTCCTGGCTCGAGGCACACGAAGTGCACGGCCCGTACGCAAACAGGCAGTAAGCTCCTTGCGCAGAGCGCCACGGCCCTGAATGTAAAGCGCCTGATAGATGGCTTCGTGAGAGATTCTCATGGATTGGTCTTCTGGATAGTCGGCCTCCAATCGTCGACTGATTTGTTCGGGACTCCAGCAGGTGCCCCAACGACGGTCCGCGCGGCGGCCTTGCCGTCGTCCTTTCCATGGTACGTTGGGTCCGGCAATCGGCCTGCCTTCTGAATCGGTGACCGCTCCCGCCAATCGACTCTGCACATAATTCTTTAATCTATCGTTCTTGGTCAGTCTGGAAGCTTTCGGACGTTCCGCGGCCCGCTCAGCTTTCCACTGAGCAACTGTCGCCCTGTATATCAATGTGCCGCTACGGGTTGCAGCATTACGGCGCAACTCGCGCGAGATGGTCGAAGGTGAGCGCTGCAGTCTTCGCGCGATCTCACGGATCCCGCAATCCTGCGCCCGTAGCAGCGCAATTTCCTCGCGTTCAGAAAAAGACAGATAAGGCGCAGTGCCCGGCGTCAGCTCGATCGGCGGCATTCCGCCTGCATCACGAAACCATCTTGGCCCCAAAGGTTGGGACACGCCACACGCGCGCGCCGCAGCCTCGCTCTCCATGCCTTGCGCGACACAAGTCCAGAACGCTCGCTTTGTATCTCGCTGATTGACACCTGGCCTGCCGGGCGATTGCATTATTGGTCTTCCTGTCTGTTCCGAACCCCAACCCTGTGCTCGTCCCATTTGGCACCTCCTTTAGGAG contains:
- a CDS encoding IS30 family transposase, with the translated sequence MGRAQGWGSEQTGRPIMQSPGRPGVNQRDTKRAFWTCVAQGMESEAAARACGVSQPLGPRWFRDAGGMPPIELTPGTAPYLSFSEREEIALLRAQDCGIREIARRLQRSPSTISRELRRNAATRSGTLIYRATVAQWKAERAAERPKASRLTKNDRLKNYVQSRLAGAVTDSEGRPIAGPNVPWKGRRQGRRADRRWGTCWSPEQISRRLEADYPEDQSMRISHEAIYQALYIQGRGALRKELTACLRTGRALRVPRARTQQRGKHFITPEVMISERPAEADDRAVPGHWEGDLIIGLNRSAVGTLVERTTRYTMLLHLPPMEGHGTGVRAKNGPPLAGHGAEAVRNAIAAKIVLLPEHLWRSLTWDQGAEMAQHVQLRIDTGLEIYFCDPQSPWQRGTNENTNGLLRQYFPKGTDISRYTQRELDAVADALNCRPRKSLGWKSPAEALRDLLLAS